DNA from Delphinus delphis chromosome 8, mDelDel1.2, whole genome shotgun sequence:
CTGAGCTCTTCTCTAGACCAAGTATTTTCTGTGCATTGCACCCTTGAAACCTCACCTTCCTAACCTCAGTCCCATGAGAACGTATGATTAGCCCTACGGCACAGATGTGAaaaatgagattcagagaggGCAAGTGACTTGCCAAGGTTATGCAGGAAGTGGGGGAACGGAGATTTCTAAGTCTTTGGGGCTCCCAACATGCTCTAcccaccccatctctctctctctctctctctctctctctctctcacaccctccctccttcactctctccctctctctccctctccttctccctctccatctctttcttaTCTTTAATATGTGAAAAACTTATGCTCCTTCCTTTATGCTGTGGCTCTAGATCAGCCCTTGCACTATTACTCTTTGGAGTCAAATCATTCTTTGTtgaaggttgggggaggggcagtcctGTGTCTTGTAGAaagtttagcagcatctctgggtctctacccactagatgtcaacCGTGCCTCCCCAGATCGTGTCACTCAGAAATGCCTCCACACATTTTCAAATGTCCTCTGGAAAGAAAAAGTACCCCTGTTGAGGATCACTGATCTAGAACATGCTATCTTGTCCAAGCTTGAGGCATATCTTTCTGGCGGGGAGGCAGCAGCTGGAATGGAAACCTTCATGCAGAGTCGTTCAGATGCTCTGTGGGCCAGCCTCCCCGCACCGCCCCGACTCCCCATCTCCCACCAGCCCTCTGTCACGACCAAGGTCAGGACTAAGGGGAAGGCGCTTGCCTCAGTTGCAAAATTTAAGGGGACAGTAAAGAACTCAGTGgtcaagataaataaatatttgatgccATCTTTCTTAAAAATCAGAGTCTATGTAAAGCTACCATGATGAACAAAACGTCAAAATATGAATCAATCAGGTTCCAGCCACATTCACTGCAACCCAAGGACAGGCCAGCAAGTGCTGAGCCTTGATTTTGCCAGACATCACCGCCAAGAGCTTGTGGCCCTGTCAGGGTGGGTGACTCCACTCTGTGATATCCTAGCATATTTGTTCCTTGGATTCCAGCCCAGCCCTCCTGTGCTCAGGGCATCAGGGACAGGTCACCCAGAGGGTGAAAAGGCCTGGATTCCTTCCACCCCTCTGCTCTCTCAGGGGACCTACAAATGGAGAAGTATCTGAGAGCTCACTTCTGGGCCTTGAATGCAGAGTAACGGTCTCGGCCGTTATCTCCCTGGCCCAACGGACGCAACCCCCAGCTTATCTACCTGACTTGGGGGTGGATTGACTAATTCCAGGGCCCAAAAACCTGGTCTCCAGAGTTCAAGCAGGAGACTTCCCTAGCTGGGGAGGGGTGGAAAGCTAGCCCCCCTCCCCCTTATTCTCCCCGGTCCTGGGGCCCAGGCCAGGGGCCTCATTTCACTCCGTGGTTGGGATGACCGAGAAGGTCGGCTACTCCCGTTAGCCAGCACCACGATAAGCTTTACAAGCGCTGTTTCATTTAAACGTCCCTGCATTACACACTAGGAAACGGCATCTCAGAGAGCTTAAATAAGTTACCCAAGATTACACAGCAAGTCAGAGGCAGACCTAAACCAAGACCTTTCAGCTCCTTAGTCACCCCACACCTGCATTCCCTCTACTTCCTCTCTCtggcctgcccctccctggggtTGACCTGGGGCAAAGACATCCCAGGGCCCTGCTCAGTCACCACGGTGATGTCTGatgtaaaactggaaataactctttttttttttttggccgcgccgggCAGCAtacaggattttagttccccgatcagggattgaacccacgcccctcgcagtggaagcacggagtcttaaccactgggccgccagggaagtccggaaATGACATTCTTGAAGGTCCACCATATTCCAAACACTGTGCTTCATTAAGGATTTCACATCCATTATCCTACTTACTTAATCTTTACAATCATCCTGCCAATTAGACACTGCCATCCCAGTGCGCAGACCTACCAcacaagctcagagaggtgaaataactcgcccaagctcacacagctagttagaaGTGGCATGTCTGACCCTAGTCTGTTTGACTCCTACATCCTCCTTTCTTTGATTCACCCAAATGCGTTACGCCCAGACTAGCCCACGGTGCCCACCTTTTCAGCATCCATGAAACGCCAACTCTCTGGCTTAccgtttgcatctatattcataggGGTTTCAAACTCTGCCTCTCGTCTCAGATTTCCATCCAGCCCCACGTTATGCAGAGGGCAGCACAGTGTGATGTCTTGATAGAATGGAATCACCATTCTGGAGTCAGCCCCTCTGGGTCTCAATTTTCCCATCCCTAAACCGACGCTAATGACAGGGCCCACCTCAAATGAGATCAGCTCCAGTAAAGACctcagaacagtacctggcatgtgGAGCTGGGGGTAGCCCTtgtcaggaaactgagactgaacTGTGACCCTAATCAACAAGTGGGCACCGAGAGCTGCCTGAGCTCCTGCTCTGTGTCCTGCGTGATGATGCCAGGAACGCTAGGGATACCATCGTAAAGACACGAGCTGAGTTTCCCAGAGCCTACTTAGCATCATTCTGGACAGGAAAAATACCACACAAGCCCTTCCCCGGGGACATAAGGCCAGTCCTcttatttcatttaaagcttttctTGAGGGTATGCATCTTTAACATGTATCCTGTAATGTGCACTGTAGCGTGGACTGCTTGAGGCATTGCCACGGAGGGAATGCACCCACGTAACCCAGGCCAGGTCAAGATACAGAATGTTACCAGGAGCCCAAATGCCTCCTTCGTGtccccttcttttttaaaaaaaaaaaaatatttatttattaattcattatttatttatttattttggccacaccaggtcttagttgtggcgtgcgggcttcttagttgtgacgtgcagactcttagttgcggcccgcatgtgggatctagttcccccgaccagggatcgaactcgggccccctgcattgggagcgcagagtcttacccactggacaaccagggaagtccccatgcccCCTTCTTGACATTAATCCCCCAAAGGAGACCTTTGTGGACTGGAAGTCACACTTGTGTCACAGACCACCGCCAACAGGAGAGGTTTGTGAGGAATAAAACAAGGTCCCACCTTAGCACAAAGTCTCTTGATACAGACCCTGGCACCTATTTAGTGCTTAATACATGAggggttttaaaaaaagagaggatggggcttccctggtggcgcagtggttgggagtccgcctgccgatgcaggggacgcgggttcgtgccccggtccgggaggatcccacatgccgcggagcggctgggcccgtgagccatggccgccgagcctgcgcgtccggagcctgtgctccgcaacgggagaggccacaacagtgaggggcccgcgtactgcaaaaaaagaaaaaaaaagtggggatgtgtgtacacgtgtggccgattcactttgctgtattgcagaaactcacacaccgttgtaaagcagctatactccaataaagatcaaTAAGCAATTAAAGGAGGGATTTTGTTACTCTTTATTAGTAGTACTGGAATAAAGGGAAGCAACGCCTCCCCACACCAGAATACAAAGTCCATGAGGGCAAGGAGGGAAAGTTCTCCCAGTGCATCCTCCACGgcacccagcacagggctgaACTTGTAAGAGTGTGTCAGAATTCCACCGTCACGGATACCAAGAGAACAGCAGTTACAAAGGACCTCAGTGTGATTTCTATCTTTTTCAACTTCCTGTGCAACCTTGAGTAAGTAGCCTCTTCTATCTGGACCACCAGATAGAATAGAATCCCTGGGGCCATCTGTACTTCTAAGAATTTGAGGAGTCCTGGAGGAAAAGGGCTTCGGAGCATTGATGCCTTACTTTCTGCTCACCTCCCCATTAACTGAGCCTGGTTCTGTACAATGGGATAATAATTACTGATCAAACAAGGTCATCTTTGTAAGATGCCTGGTGCAGCAGGGGGTACTTTGTGGGTGCACAATAAGCGGTAACAATTAGTAGGTGCTGGTGTGCTTGTGTTACAAACATCTGTACGTTCCCGAATGGCAGGGAGCTGTGTCTTGTCATATTCCCAAACCTTACGTAGAGTTTGTCTTATATTGAGATTCCCCGGAAACACCCCTGAGGCGAGGATTTGAGTGCAAGTCGTTTCCATGGGAGGTGCCGGGACAGTCGTAGGGAAGAGGAGAGTTCATATGGGGAAGAGAAGACAGCCAATAAAATGTGCGTTATAAAGCCAGCTGCCTCAGTGGGTAACTGGAAGTTAATCTCACTGGGAAACCCTGGCAAGCAGTGCCGATACCTGCCCCAGAATTATTCCACCTGAGGGGGCAAAGGACTGGGGTACTCATACACCCACTCCTGAGAGTTGCGGGCTGCTCCCAGGGACATGTTAATATCCTGGCACATTAAGGCAACCACAGTTTGTGGGCGAGGAAGAAAAGGCCCTCAGATGTGGAGATGCAAATACAGTACATTGAGAGTTCACCTTGAAAGTTTGGAGAGAGATGCGTGGTGTCCTGGCAGCACCTGCAATGCACGAGCCCGGTAATTGGGTGTCCTATGAAAAGATCCACCTGAGCCCATTCCTCTGTCTCCAAGAGGGCCACACAGACCCCACCCCATGCTCCATCCTCCTTGAGAGTGATAGCTTCTGTCCCTTTTTATGAAAGACAGTAGGGTGGGGAGGTGTGGTCCTTGTACTGGCAGAAAGCTCGTGGGTGGGGCTAAGCAGAGTAGATCAAtggtgggaagaaaaagaaatcagtttcaggaaaacaattttattgctgggggctggaggggaggggatgggaggagcCTGCCCAGGGAGATCCAGCTCAGTAGGAACAGATGAACGGGAGACCCACGCCACAGGGAGCTCGACGCCAGTGGCCTCCTGTGAAGATGCAACAGGAAGGGGTCTCAGCCTCTTGTTCTCCCTGACTCAGCCCCAGTAGGGCCTTCCCCTCTCCCTACCCCACACCTCAGTGGAGATGAGTCTGAAGAGCCAGGAGGCCTCTCCTTTGCAGGGTCTGGCTCTTCCTGGAGCCTCCTCCCTTCCAGGCCTTGCCATTATTcatccccactcccaccaccTCACTTCCGGTGCACAGGGTCACACATCTACCAGCACTGCCCCAGGGCTGGCCAGCAGCCCCGTATGCAAAATTCCAGGGAGTGCCGTCGAGCCAGCAAAAGCATGTGCAGCGACCCCAGGGGAGGCAAGAGGGAAAGAGGTGGGCTGGGACACGGGCAAACGGAAAGCAggtaggcagagctgggactatcCCTGCCTGACCCTCCCGCTGCCCGCCAGGCATTGGCCCTTAAAGGACTGCTGGACCACAATGGACACAGTCCTGGTCAACTGAAATGCAGAGCCACAGTGACTGTCACCATCACATTCTATGCATTCCAGTGACACCCCCATCCTTTGGGCTCTAACAAGAGGCAGGGCAGGAGTTCCAACCCCATCCTACAGATGAGGAACGAGGCTCACGGTCTTGCCCAGGTCCTATAGACAGTCAGAGACTGAGCAGGACTCACACCTAAACATCCTGATTCTAAATGCTCGGCTGTTCCCGATGCCTAGGCAGCCCCCTTGTTGTCTCACCCAGGTGTCCATCTATCCCCAGTTCTTCAGGGGATTGTAGAGCAGAAGCACAGACAGATCTGCAGCAGGTTGAACATGGGCTGGGGTCAGGAGGTGCTCCCCACTGAGAGCTGGGGCCCCTCTTACCCGGCCAGTGACCTGGCATCCGCTCCGGACTTGGCCCTGGTCGATCTGTCGGACTAAGCACTGGATCTGGTAATTAAGGCTGAAGTTGTGGATGGAGATGAGTCTGCCCCGGTAGCACCTCTGGCAAGTTAACTGCAGGGCAGAATGAAAGAGGAAGAACGGTGTGCCCGTCCCCCAGGAATTCACATCACCTTAGTCCTGGGTGTCTAAGTCTCCAAAACTCACcctccaccgccccccccccagccccacagACATTTGAAGGCTGGAGATTAAGAAACAACTTCTGTTTCCGCATGACCCTCACCTCTTACCCCCAACACCTCTGCGGGTCTCAGCCTCTGCTAACACCCCCAGGGTCCTCAGTGCGGAAAATGACCAGCGACACAGAGGCTGGAGACACCAGCTCCCTATCACCACCCTGGGCCTCAGCCTCAGGCACTGGCCACTCACCTGAGCATGAATAAAATTCAGGGGATCCTCACCAGGAGGAAGAGGCAGGTCTTGCATCCAGGGATGCCCTCCAGTTTTACTGTGTCCTCATCCTTAGGACACTGAAGGTCCCTGTCTACCTCATCCAAGGCTGAGATGGACTCAACAGCCCCCTCTTCCCTGGGGGCATCTTCACTTCCAGAGCCcctgtcttcctcttcctctagCAGCATCCCTCCACAGGGATCTCCTTTGCCTCACTTTCTGGTACCTCCCCAACCTGAGCCAGGGTGTCATCTCCCAAGGGGCTCTCAATGTTGGACATTTCAGTTCCTGGCAAGAAGAAAGGTCAAGCGCCCCTCCTTCACATCTTCCCCTGTTCCTCCCCAGAACCACGGACAGCTCCCTCCCGGCCCCAGTCATTTGCAAGCTGAGCCCTGGAAAGAGAGGAACCTGGAacagagccccccccccccccccccccaggagaaGCCAACCTCGCACATGAGGTCCTGGTGGTTAAGGGCATGAACTTAGAGTCAGGCAGTTGTGGGTTTTGTTCTGGTTCCATCATCTACTAGCTTTAGTTCTTCGTTTGTGATATGGGTAGACCACACCACATACCTCATGGGGatgctatgaggattaaaggagataatgccTAGAAAACGCTTAGCACTGTACACTCGGTGAGCTCAAAGTAAAAGAAGGGATCATTTGATCACCGTTTGCATCTTGCAGAAAGGACAACATTGAGAACGTCACAGTAGAACCAAGACTGCAGACAGGCAGATGCCCTGAGGAATCCCTTCAACTCCAGCTCTAGAGTCCCCGCTCCTTTCTGTGCAGAGATCCTGAAATAGGGGATGGCCAGAGAGGAAGGTGTGGCTATGTGACTCTGACCCTATAAACTATAGAAAGGAGtcaagtagagaaagaaaggcTGAAGGCCAAGGAGACTTACTCAGATGAAAAGCTGAAACTGTCCCAAGTAGAAGAGCCAGAAGTAGGTGGAGTTTCATTTTGGCTTTATGCTGCAATGGAGAACAgagctggacacacacacactcacacacatacattcattcattcagtaaatactccCTCCCATGACCAACACAGAGCAGCTTGAAGGTAGAAAACCCTGCAACCCCAAATACCCAACTCACACCGCTCAGCCCTCATCTCCACTTGcaccctccccacaccctgccccaGGGTTTATCAACCTAGAAACGATGAATGGATTCAAGGGGCCGTGAACTCTGCAAACATAGACAACACATGGTGTGATGTTTCTAGGGTGAGTGTTCAAACCATCCATGAGATTGCTCTATGTCCTCCCAAAAGGCAAAGGAGCTTCTCACTTTACTGGATGATTTGTTCTCAAATTGCCAGGAATGGCCTCCAACCTTCTCCACCAAAAATGTCCTCCTTGGCTCTCGTAATCAGCGGAATTCTAAGACGTCCCCGAAGATCCTTCTCCCACTCTCGTGCACACGTGGTGCATAATCCCCGGGACTGTACATGGGGACATAGGATGGCATTTACTCCTGTGGTTGTGTTATATTATTTGGCACAGTTGACCTTAGGAGAGGGAGAATATCCCGGATGAGTCTGATCTAATCAGGCAAAAGCCCTTTAAAGTGACTGGGCTCTTTCTGAAGTCAGAGATTACAAACAtgagcagggggcttccctggtggcgcagtggttgggagtccgcctgccgatgcaggggacacgggttcgtgccccgatccaggaggatcccacatgccgcggagcggctgcgcccgtgagccatggccgccgagcctgcgcgtccggagcctgtgctccgcaacgggagaggccacagcagtgagaggcccgcgtaccgcaaaaaaaaccatgAGCAGGATTCCACCCAAGGGAGGCTCTCCGTTGCTGGCTTTGAGGACGGAGGGCAAGGAATGTGGAGCAGCCCCCATGTGACAGCCAGCCAGGAACAGCAGAAGGAACAGAATCTTACCACAACCAcgtgagcttggaagaggaccctGAACTCTAGGTGAGAACACAGctcagccaacaccttgattttagccttgaGAGACTCTGAGCAGAAAATCCAGCCATGCCATGCccggacttctgacctacagaactgtgggCTAATAAACGTGTGCTGTTTGAAGTCACTGCATCTGGCCTAGAAGACGCGCACAACCCTCGAGGCCCATTTCCTTCCCAGGATGAAATTTACAGTTGGTGCAATTCATGGTGGGGGATTGATTGGCACAGGGGAGTGTCCCACAGGAATGGGCTGGAGGGCCTTCTACAGAACCCAGGGACAGAAGGTCAGGAAATAAggacagggagaaagagaggttCGATTCCAGCCAGAGGTCCCACCACCCTTCCTCTCAGACCATAAGAGGCCGGTTAGCCTCT
Protein-coding regions in this window:
- the PRG2 gene encoding LOW QUALITY PROTEIN: bone marrow proteoglycan (The sequence of the model RefSeq protein was modified relative to this genomic sequence to represent the inferred CDS: deleted 2 bases in 1 codon); this encodes MKLHLLLALLLGTVSAFHLRTEMSNIESPLGDDTLAQVGEVPESEAKEIPVEGCLEEEEDRGSGSEDAPREEGAVESISALDEVDRDLQCPKDEDTVKLEGIPGCKTCLFLLLTCQRCYRGRLISIHNFSLNYQIQCLVRQIDQGQVRSGCQVTGRGRCTCFCWLDGTPWNFAYGAAGQPWGSAGRCVTLCTGRGHWRRAPCGVGLPFICSY